GGCCATGGCCGGGTCGTCCAACACCCGGCTTATCGCGGCGGCCAGAGCCTCGCTGTCGCCTGGTGGAACCGACACGCAGGTCTGGCCATCGGGGCCGGCCACTTCGGGCAGCGCCCCTCCCGTGGTGGCCACCAGCGGTGTGCCGCTGCACATGGCCTCGATGGCGGGCAGCGAGAACCCCTCATACAGCGACGGCACCACCGCCACCGAGCTGGTGGCGTACAACTCCACGATGCGCTCGTCGGGGACGCCAGAGATGAACTCCACCACCTGGCTCAGACCCAGGCTGGCAATGGCCTCCGCCGAGGTTCCCCCTTCGCGGGGCTTGCCGATGACGATCAGGCGCACATCCCGCTCGGTACGCAGCTTGGCCACCGCCTCCAGCAGATAGCGCAGGCCCTTCATGGGCACATCGGCGCTGGCGGTGGTGATGATCTGCTCTGGTTTGCGTTCCACGCCGGGCAGCGGGCGGAACTGCTCGGGGTCCACGCCCACCGGCACCACATGCATCAGGCGACGGGGCACCTTCTGGTCCCGGACGATGTCGTCGCGTGATGACTCCGACACGGTGATGATGCGCCGCAGGCGCCGGGCCACCCGGGCCTGCATCCGGGTGAAGGAGTACCAGCGCCGCTTGCCCAGCCGCTCCACCGGGCCCCGGGCGTGCTCCAGCTCCAGTTGGCGGTCGACGGTGATGGGGTGGTGGATGGTGCCCAGCACCGGCAAACCGTCCCGCTCAATGCCCAGCAGGCCGTAGCCCAGCGACTGGTTGTCGTGAACCAGGTCGAATTCGCCGGTCCGGGTTCGCAACATCTGCCAGGCCCGGATAGAAAAAGCCAGCGGCTCCGAGAACGCCCCGGTCATAAACGAGCCCACCTCGGCAGCGTCGGCCCACGACTTGATCTCCCAGAACCCCGGCATCCGCCCGGGGTGGACGTCGTTGAAGATATCCAGACTGGGAAGCTGGTGCAGCGGCACCCGATTGTCCAGCACCGGATAGGGCTGTCCGCTCAGCACCTCCACATGGTGGCCGAGGTCGGTAAGGGCCCGACTCAGATGGTGGACGTACACCCCCTGTCCGCCGCAGTGGGGCTTGCCCCGGTACGACAAAAGGGCGATTTTGAGCGGTTGATCCGCCGAGACCATAGCCCCACAAGGCTTTCGGAATTCGGGGGGTTTGGCAAATGCTCAGGTGCCTCTAGGGGCCACTAACTTGGCGCCGTGCGAGCGCTAGTACAACGGGCCACCGAGGCTCGGGTTCGGGTGGACGGCGAGGTCATCGGAGAGATCGGTCCCGGTCTGTGCTGTCTGGTGGGGGTGACCCACGATGATGATGCCGAGACGGTCAAGAAGATGGCCGGCAAGCTGTGGAACCTGCGGATCTTCACCGACGAGAACGGGCACATGAACCTGTCGGTGGCCGACACCAGCGGCGAGTTGTTGGTGGTGAGCCAGTTCACCCTCTACGGCGACATCAGCCGGGGCCGCCGCCCCTCATTCCTGGGCGCTGCCGCCCCCGACCAAGCTGCTGCCTTGATCGACGGCCTCGTCGCCGAGCTCCGCACTCTAGGGGCCACCGTAGCCACCGGCTCCTTCGGCGCCATGATGGCAGTAGAACTAACCAACGACGGCCCCGTCACCCTGATGGTGGAGGTCTGATCAGCGAGGTTGGCGGCGGGTAGGGGTGGGGTCCCTTGAGTGGGCCATCCAGGCGGCGGCTAGGGCGGCGAGGGCGAGGGCGATCATGGGCCAGGGGCCGGCGCGGGTGGCGAGGGTTTGGCCAGTGCGGAGTTCAACTTCAGCTTGGATGACCTTGCGCTCGGAGACGGCGGTGCGCTGATAGACGTTGCCGTCGGGGTCGACGAAGGCGCTGAACCCGGTGGGGGCCGACTGCACCACCCAGCGGCCGGTCTCCAGTGCTCGCAAACGGGAGCTGGCGATTTGCTGGGTCTGCACGATGGTGAGCCAGTAGCTGGCCCCATTGGTGGGGTTCAACAGCACCTCGCCGCCGTTGCCAATAGCATCGCGAGCCCGATCCTCGAAGAAGATCTCCCAGCTTATGGACACCCCGAGGCGGCCCACGGGGGTGTCCACCACCGCGGGGGTGTCACCCCGGCGCATGTCTCCGGCCGGCAGGTAATCGGGGGCCAGCGGCTCGATCAGCGACCGCAGCGGCACGTACTCCCCGAAAGGCACCAGCCTCACCTTGTCGTAGCGGTCTACCAGCGATCCGTCGGGGCTGAAGACCGCGGCGAAGTTGGCTGCCTCGGTGGCTGACACGTCTTCGACCACCCCGGCTACCAGGGTGGCATCGAGTTCGGTGGCCAACTCTGCTAGTCGCTGACGCTCCTCGCTGTTGACAAACAGGCCGTGGACGTCCACCACGTCTTCGGGCCACACCACCAAGTCCACTGGCTTCTGCACCAGTTGGCTGGCTTCCAGGTGGCGCTCGAACACCACGCCCGGCACAGTGTTGGCCGCCCTGGTTCGCTGTGGTCCGCCTCCCTGCACGATGGCCACGTCTAGGGTGCCGGTGGCCGAGCCCCGGGGGGCCAACGCCGCCCAGCCCCAGAACCCCAGCACCACCACGGCCAGAGCCAACGCCGCTTGCCACCGGCGATCCAGCGCGGCGGCCAGCACCATGGCGATGACCGCACACACCCCCACCAGCAGCAATGGCCCCAGTACCCGCACGGTGGTGGCCCACGGGGTGTCAACCTGGCTCATGGGCAGGGTGGCCAGCGGCACACCGCCGAACGGCCAGCGCCACCGAATCGCTCCGGCCAGCACGAACAGGCCGGGCAGAGCCACCCACCGGCTGCGCCCCGGCGGGCTAGTCGCCCCCACCAGGCCATACAGTGCCGAGAACACCACGCACACCGCCAGATAACCGGGCAGAGTGAAGTCCACCATCCAGAATGTGGCCGGGAACAGCCAGCCGGCCCCAAAGCCGAACCCCCGCCACGCCCGAGCCCAAATCGGCTGATCGGCAATCAGACGCTCGAATGCCACCAGTCCAATGAGGGCCAGGGACCACCACCCCCAGGGGGGCATCGACAGAGCCACCAGTCCGCCCGCCGCCAAAGAGCCCGCCGCCGTCCACCCGCTGGTGCGAGCCCACACCGCCAACCTCGGGCTACTCATCGGGCGAATGTCCGCCGGTCATGCTGGCGGGGGTTCTCATCGGGCGACCGCGCCGTGGGCCACGCTGGCCATTGCCGCTTGTCGGCCCTGGTGGATGCAGGCCGGCACCCCCAAGCCCCGAGCCCACGCCCCGGTTACCCGCAACCAGGGGGCGTCGTGGGCCAATGACTGCTCGATGTCGGCCACCAACTCCAAATGGCCGGGCCGAAACTGGGCCAGCGACCGCTCCCACCGGCTGATGCGTACGGTGTGGGGCTGGGCGTCGAGTCCCATGGTCTCAGCCAAATCAGCCCCCACTGCCTCCAGCAGCGCATCGTCGCCGAGGGCCAACACCCGGTCGTCGCCGTAGCGGCCGGCGGACACCCGCAATACCACCGTGTCGGGCGAGCCCACATGGGCCCATTTGCTCGACGCCCATGAGCAGGCCGTGATGGTGAGTCCCTCAACTGCGGGTACCAGATAGCCCGACCCCGCCATGGGGTGGTTGACATCCATGGCTTCGTACGCCAGCGACACCAGCACCACCGAGGCGTAGTCGATGGTGCCCATCAGTTCGGCCGTGCGGGCCGACACCGGGGCCACCAGCTCACGAGCGATGTCGGCGGGGAGGGTCACTATCACCTGGTCGGCATCGATCTCGCCCAGGTCAGACACCGGGGACGACAGTCGCAGCCGGTCGCCCAAACGCTCGGTGAGCGCGCCGGTCAGCCGCCCCAAGCCGTCGGGCAGCGTATAGAACACCGGCGCGGCCGGGTCGACTGTCGACGACGCGGCCAGACGCCGCAACTCCTGCACCAGGCTGGGGCCCCGGGAGGCAGCCTCGGCCAACTGGGGCACTGCGGCCCGCACGCTCAGGTCGTCGATGGAGGAGGCGTTGATGCCCCCGATCAGAGGATCCACCAGCCGGTCGGCCACCTCATCGCCCAAACGCCGCCGCACCAGTCCGCCCACCGACTCGTCGCCGACCAGCGGCGACCCGGCCAAATCGGGCTCTTGGCGGGCGCGGTCCACTCCGTCGTCGGACACGATCCCGGAGGCAGCCAGAGCGTCGAAGTCCAGCGGCACCCCCAGCACATTGGGCAAGGGCAGTGCCCGCAGCGCTCCCCGGGAGTACACGAACGCCGCCCGCTGAGCAGGTGACACCAGCTCAGCGCCCAGTCCCAGTTCCTGGCACAGTTCTGTCGCCCACGGCACCCGGGCCAAGAATGCGTCCGCTCCCTCATCTACCGGTTGACCAGCCAGCTTGGTGGTGAGAAGCCGTCCGCCGGCCCGCTCGGCGGCCTCGTACACCACTACCTCGGCACCGGCCTTGGTGGCCTCATACCCGGCGGCCAGCCCGGTGATACCAGCCCCGACAACGGCAACCTTCACAGAGACACCCTCATGGCGCGACAATCTCCCAGCGAACTGCTTCTCTCACCGCGACTCTCACGGGGTGGCCCTGTACCCGTGTACCAACGCCACAACCCGTTCCAGCGTCTCAGGGTCGGTCTCAGGCAGCACGCCGTGGCCTAGGTTGAACACGTGACCGGGCTGGCCGGCATTGCGGTCAAGCACGTCGACCACCCGCTCGGCCACCACTGACCACGGGGCCAGCACCGCGGCCGGGTCCAGATTGCCCTGCACGGCTACGCTGGGACCCAGCCGCTCCCGGGCGTCGTCGATGTGTACTCGCCAGTCCACCCCCACCACGTTGGCCCCGGCCTTGGCCAACAACTCGAGCAGTTCGCCGGTGCCCACGCCGAAGTGGATGCCTGGTGCCCCATCGCCACGACTGCGGAGCTCGGCGAAAATGCGCTGACTGGCGGGCAGCACGAATCGCCGGTATTCGTCGGGGGCCAGCGCCCCGGCCCACGAGTCGAACAGCTGAAACGCCGAAGCCCCAGCGTCGAGCTGCGAGCCGATGGAGGCGATGGCCAGATCGGCCAAGCGATCCAACAGCGCAGCCCACAACCCGGGTTCGCTGTGCATCAACCGCTTGGTGAGGGCGTGGGTACGCGACGGCCCTCCTTCAACCAAATAGGAGGCCATGGTGAATGGCGCCCCGGCGAAAGCGATCAGCGGCACGTCCAGCTCCGCCACCAGGTTTCGGACGGTCTCCAGTACATACGGCGTGTCCGTCTCCGGATCCAGCGGGCGGAGCCGGTCGAGGTCGCGGGCCTCGCAGAACGGCTGCTCCACCACCGGCCCCACTCCGGGCACAATGTCCACTCCAAATCCAATGGCGTGGGTGGGCACCACGATGTCGGAGTACAAGATGGCAGCGTCTACCCCGTAACGCCTCACCGGCTGAAGGGTGATCTCGGTGGCCACGTCCGGGCGGGCAATGGCTTCCAGCATCGAGCCTTCTCCCCGAAAAGCCCGGTATTCGGGAAGCGATCGCCCGGCCTGGCGCATGAACCACACTGGAACCCGGTCTACTGGCAGGCCGCGGCACGCCCGCAGAAAGGCGCTGTTTGTGAGGTCGGAACCGGCAGCCACGCCCAAACCGTACTGACATATCGGGGGGTCGTTGCTATCGCTCCGATACCGGTCGCCAGTACCATCGACCGCGTGCGCCGGTCTATAGACGACTACCCCTTCGACCCAGCCGACCTCCCTCCCGGAGACGACGACGAGTTCTCCCCGGTTTCGTGGGCGGTGGCCATTGCCGACGACTACGAAGACGCCACCCCTCGGGTGGTGCTCACCGTTGAGGAGGTGGGCCAGGCTGGCTATGGGCTGGTAGCTCATCTGCACCCTCATCTCGCCCGCCGTCTTCGGGCCGCCATTGGCGACGCTCTCAAGGAGATCGGCGAGGCTGAGACTCTCTGAGCGCTACTCCATCTGACCCGAGTGTCACATTGATCGGCGCTCGCTGTGCGAATATAACCTTCCAGGCTGTTTTCCAATTGCGCGAGGTTTGGAAGACGACCCTAAAGGGGCGGCATGGACTCTGGCGAAACACGCAGCGGCGGGTATAGCTGTCATCGGGGCCGCTACGCTGGATTTGTGGGCATGGCAGGTTCTTCGCTCTCGGTTCCCTGTGCGGGTTCCTATTTGGGCCGAGGGATCTACGACGTTGCCGAGGTGGCGCGTCTCATCAGATGCACCAGACGCCGAGTCGAGGGGTGGACCAGAGCAGGCGCGGACAAGGTGCCGCTGTTGTCGGGGGAGTTGGACGGCCTGTTCAGCTTCTGGGACTTGCTAAGCCTCCGCGTGATCGGAGAACTTGTGGAGCGGGAGGTCCCCCGAAGCGAGATCGCCAGAGGCGCCGAATATCTGGCTGCTGAGCTTGGAACCCACAGGCCGTTCGCCCATGAGGGCCTGGCTACAGCTGGACGAGGGTTCTTCGCCGACATAGGGAGCTGGATAGATGTGGGAATGGGCGGCCAGCAGGCCTTCCAGGTTGTGGTCGAACCGCTGCTTGTGCCGATCACGTTCAATGATTCGGGTATGGCCACCATCTGGAGGCCGCATACAAGTGTGTGGGTGAATCCCGAAGTCCAGGCAGGAGCCCCCTGCGTCGAAGGCACCCGGATTCCCACCGGTACACTTGCCGACCTGCAACGCGCCGGGCTGAGCATCGAGGACTTGTCAGATGACTACCAGCTCTCAGCAGAGCAGGTACAAGCTGCCATCGCGTATGAGACCAGCCTGGCGGCGTGAGCCCCCAATCGGCAACACCCAGGCAACGTCCCTCCATACGACTCATTTTCGATGAGAATCTGCCATGGAGAGTGGCCGCGGCATTGGAGATGCTCCAGTTCAAAACCACCTACGTTGGAAATCAGCACCACCCCGATGTTCCGAACCGGGGTTCCTCCGACGAAGAGGTGCTCTCCTAAACCACGCCCTTCCCTATCTCTCTGTCTGACGCCAGTCCCTCGCTAAATGAACCCAATCGGGGGCGGTGATGTCTCCTGGTGCGGGGCGCAGCAGGGCCGCCATGCACCCTGGCCCGCCCCTCCCTCCATCATCCTCCACCTGCCCACCTTGGGAACAGATCCCGAAGAAACCAAGCCCAACGAAACGCCCGAACTCGGATCTCGAAAATCAAGAGCAACTCCAGGCGACACCTAGGAAGTCGTAGTGCCCGAATTGACATTTGAGCCATCCTGAGGTGAGGTCAATTCTGAGACCGCATCGCATTGCAGCCCTCCGATCTTGTACTAGACTTGAACGTTCACTGATTTTGCGCTCTGGCTGAGGAGTCTCCGATTCATCCCGATCACGCTGCGGAGCAGACGTACATCGATCAGGCCCACCAAGCCCTCGAGACGGCTCGGGAGCGGGCCTTGTCGCTGAAAGGCATGGTAGAGGTGGGCGCGGGCGGTACCCACCAGGCCCGCTATGAGCGGGAGATCATTTGGGACTCCATCAGTACCCGCCTCAGCGCCCTTGACATTGGCAACTCATCGCTAGTGTTCGGCCGCCTCGACTGGAGCGACGATCAGGGCGGCGATCAGGGCGGCGACCAGCTCTATGTAGGCCGGGTGGCGGTGTGGGATGACGACCAGGAGCCGGTGACCATCGACTGGCGGGCCCCGGCGGCCGAGGCCTTCTACCGGGCTACCGGCAGCGAGTCCATGGGCCTGTCCCGCCGCCGCCACTTCGTGACCCGGGGCCAAGAGCTGTTGGGGGTGGAAGACGAGCACTTCGGCGAAACCAACGGCCGGGGTCGTATGCCGCTGGTAGGGGAGGCCACCCTGCGAGCCGGACTGGAAGCCGGGCGCACTGGCCGACTGGCCGACGCGGCCGCCACCATCCAGATCGAGCAGGATGCCATCATCCGCTCCCCGCTGTCAGGCCTCTTGGTGGTCCAGGGCGGTCCCGGTACCGGCAAGACGGTGGCCGCCCTCCACCGGGCCGCCTACCTGCTCTACACCCATCGCTTTCCCCTCGAAGGCCAGGGGATGCTGGTACTCGGCCCCAACCGGCTGTTCCTCGCGTATATCGAACAGGTGCTTCCGTCGCTGGGCGAGGCCGGCGTGGAGGTGTCGATGCTGGCCGACCTTTTGCCTGGCACCCGGGTGAAAGGGCTCGACGATCCTAGCGTGTCCCGCATCAAAGGCGATTTGCGCATGATCACGGTGCTTCGCCGGGCCCGTCGGGATCGCCAGCGCCCGCTGCGCTCCGATGTGACAGTGGGGTTTGGCCTGCGTCGGCTCCGTCTCACCGTGGACCAAAGCGCCGAGATCGTGCGCCAGGCCCGCAAGCGGTTCCGCACCCACAACCGGGCCCGCCGCTATGTCGAAGAACAGGTGTACCAGCACCTAGCCGACAGCGGTGCCCGCACCGACTCTTCCGCCCCCGATGTGGAAGCAGTGCGAGAGCAGCTTCACGGCAGCATCGAGCTGCGAGAAGCCTTGGAGTGGATGTGGCCGGTTCTCACCCCGTCGCACCTGCTGCACGACCTGTTCGGCTCGCCGGCCTTGCTCCGCTCGGCGACCGCCTCGGTGCTCACTTCGACCGAAGCCAATCTGCTCTATCGCCCTCGACAACCCCATGCCTCCGAGGTGATGTGGACGGCCGACGATGCCCCGCTGCTGGATGAGGCATTGGCCCTGTTGGGCACCCGGCCCGGCCACAAGCAGGCCGACTCGATACGCACCTACGGCCACATCGTGGTGGACGAGGCCCAGGATCTGTCGCCCATGCAGCTCCGGATGATCAGCCGCCGCTCGCTCAACGGGTCGATGACGGTGGTTGGCGACATCGCCCAGGCCACCTCGGCCTGGGGGCACGACACTTGGGACAGCGTGATCGAGCACTTGCCCAGCCACCGGGAGCCCCGATTCTCCGAGTTGACTATTGGCTATCGCCTGCCCGAGCCGATTATGGATGTGGCCGCCAAGGTGCTCGATGCCGCCATGCCCGGTCTTGTTCCGCCCCAATCCATCCGCACCGAAGGCCGGCCACCCCGTTTCGTGCCCGTCTTCGGCCATCAATCTCCCGCCTCCGGCAATGGGCAGGGCAACGGCCAAGGCCGTGAATCCAGCCACGTCAGCCATGCTGGCCATGCCAACGAGTCCATCCCCACCAGCCTGACCGCTGCCGTCGTCGGCGAAGTGAAAGCCGAGCTCAGCGCGTTGGCCAACGGAAACCTGGCGGTGATCTGCCACAACGATCTGGCCGATGCCATCTCTGAGGCACTCACCGCTGCCGAGGTCGACCACGGGCTGGTGTATGAGCGGGGCCTGGAGTCTCGGGTGACCATCACCCCGGTGGAGTTGGTGAAGGGGCTCGAGGTGGACACCGCCATCGTGGTGGAGCCGGCCGACATCTGTGAGAAGCTCCCCAAGGGGATGCAAGCCCTGTATGTGGCCATGACAAGGGCCACCCAACGCCTGGTGGTACTCCACGCCCGCCCGTTGCCCGAACCCCTGCTCACTAAGGAAGCCTGAGCCGATGGCCCACGACCCCCGCAACCTCACCGACGAGATGAACGGCTTCCTCCAAGACCGCCACCTGGCCTCGCTAACCGTATTGCGCCCCGACGGCACTCCCCACGTGACCCCGGTGGGGTTCACCTGGGATCCCGAAACCGCCACGGCTCGCATCATCACCTGGGCCGGGGCCAAGAAGGTGCGCCTGCTGGAGGCAGCTGGGGGCGGTGGAGCCGCCCTTTGCCAGGTGGACGGTGGCCGATGGGTCACCCTGGAAGGACACGCCACCGTCACTGCCGACCCCGAGCAGTGTGCCGACGCGGTGGCCCGCTACGGCCAGCGCTACAGCCCCGCCAAAGACCGGGGTGCCGACCGACGGGCCATCATCATCGAGGTGGACTCCGTGTTGGGGCGGGCATGACCCCCAAGGGAATCGGCCTCAGTGCCAATGTGCAGGAGTACTTGGTGGCCCATGGGGCGGGCATCGACCCCATCGCCCAAGAGTTGATCGACATCACTGCCGAACTGGGTCGCATCTCCGGGATGCAGGTCGCCCCCGAACAGGCCGCCTTCATGACCATGCTCACGCGCCTGCTCGACGTGCAGTTCGCGGTGGAAGTGGGCACCTTCACTGGCTTCTCGGCCCTGTCCATCGCCCGGGGGCTGGCCCCTGGCGGGCGGCTGCTGTGCTGCGATGTGAGCGACGAGTGGGTGAGCATCGGCCGGCCATTCTGGGAGCAGGCCGAGATGGCCGACCGCATCGAGGTGGTGATCGCCCCCGCGGCCGAGACGCTGGCCTCCCTGCCGGACGATCCGCCCATCGATCTGGCCTTCATCGACGCCGACAAGCGGTCTTACAAGACCTATTACGAGGAGATCATGCGCCGCCTCAGCCCGAAGGGGATCATCCTGGTGGACAACGTGCTGTGGGGTGGGAGAGTGGCCGACCCTGATGCCGACCTCGAAGAGAACCCCGACACTGCCCACATTCGAGAGTTCAACGCCTCTGTGGTGGCCGACCCCCGCACCGCCCAAGTAATGCTCCCCATAGCCGACGGCCTAACGCTGATAACCCACGCCCCCTGACCCGCCAGCCTGCCGGGGGATCAACTACTAGTCGATCAGATGCGCAACCGGTCCTCGACCCATGCCAAGGTCCCAGTCGGCCGACCGCACGATGCACCGTCGCACAAACCCCTTGGCCGCTGCGATCGCATCCACCGGTTCCACTCCCGTGGCCAACCCCGCCGCCACCGCCGACGCAAATGTGCAACCGGTCCCGTGGTCGTTGGCGGTTTCCACCATCTCGCCGGCCAGCTCGGTCCAACCTCCGTGGTGATGCACCCGATCGACGGCGGTGGTCTCTCCGGTCACCACCAAACAGCCGGGGCAAAGCCGGCCCAGCTCAGCGACAGCATCCAGTCCGGCAACTTCCTGAAGCGCCGCGGCCTCTCGAACATTGGGGGTAGCCACGGTGGCGTGCTTGAGCAGCTCCAGGTAGAGGACTTCGGCCCCGGAGTCCAGCAGCCGGGCCCCAGTGGACGACACCATCACTGGATCGACCACCAGATTGGGCAGCCGTCCGGCTGCGGCGTAGTCGCCCACCACCGCGATGATGTCCAGATTGGCCAGCATCCCGGTCTTCACTGCGGCCACCGGCAAGTCATCCAACACTGAGTCGAGCTGCTGGGCCACGAAATGGGCCGGTACTGGATGCACCCCCTGCACGCCCACCGTATTCTGGGCGGTCACCGCGGTGATCACTGCGGTGCCGTGAACCCCCAGCGCCGCGAATGTGGTGATGTCGG
The sequence above is a segment of the bacterium genome. Coding sequences within it:
- the thiD gene encoding bifunctional hydroxymethylpyrimidine kinase/phosphomethylpyrimidine kinase; this translates as MMNPPVALSVAGSDPSGGAGVAADITTFAALGVHGTAVITAVTAQNTVGVQGVHPVPAHFVAQQLDSVLDDLPVAAVKTGMLANLDIIAVVGDYAAAGRLPNLVVDPVMVSSTGARLLDSGAEVLYLELLKHATVATPNVREAAALQEVAGLDAVAELGRLCPGCLVVTGETTAVDRVHHHGGWTELAGEMVETANDHGTGCTFASAVAAGLATGVEPVDAIAAAKGFVRRCIVRSADWDLGMGRGPVAHLID
- a CDS encoding class I SAM-dependent methyltransferase, producing MTPKGIGLSANVQEYLVAHGAGIDPIAQELIDITAELGRISGMQVAPEQAAFMTMLTRLLDVQFAVEVGTFTGFSALSIARGLAPGGRLLCCDVSDEWVSIGRPFWEQAEMADRIEVVIAPAAETLASLPDDPPIDLAFIDADKRSYKTYYEEIMRRLSPKGIILVDNVLWGGRVADPDADLEENPDTAHIREFNASVVADPRTAQVMLPIADGLTLITHAP
- the lnt gene encoding apolipoprotein N-acyltransferase, giving the protein MSSPRLAVWARTSGWTAAGSLAAGGLVALSMPPWGWWSLALIGLVAFERLIADQPIWARAWRGFGFGAGWLFPATFWMVDFTLPGYLAVCVVFSALYGLVGATSPPGRSRWVALPGLFVLAGAIRWRWPFGGVPLATLPMSQVDTPWATTVRVLGPLLLVGVCAVIAMVLAAALDRRWQAALALAVVVLGFWGWAALAPRGSATGTLDVAIVQGGGPQRTRAANTVPGVVFERHLEASQLVQKPVDLVVWPEDVVDVHGLFVNSEERQRLAELATELDATLVAGVVEDVSATEAANFAAVFSPDGSLVDRYDKVRLVPFGEYVPLRSLIEPLAPDYLPAGDMRRGDTPAVVDTPVGRLGVSISWEIFFEDRARDAIGNGGEVLLNPTNGASYWLTIVQTQQIASSRLRALETGRWVVQSAPTGFSAFVDPDGNVYQRTAVSERKVIQAEVELRTGQTLATRAGPWPMIALALAALAAAWMAHSRDPTPTRRQPR
- a CDS encoding glycosyltransferase family 4 protein, encoding MVSADQPLKIALLSYRGKPHCGGQGVYVHHLSRALTDLGHHVEVLSGQPYPVLDNRVPLHQLPSLDIFNDVHPGRMPGFWEIKSWADAAEVGSFMTGAFSEPLAFSIRAWQMLRTRTGEFDLVHDNQSLGYGLLGIERDGLPVLGTIHHPITVDRQLELEHARGPVERLGKRRWYSFTRMQARVARRLRRIITVSESSRDDIVRDQKVPRRLMHVVPVGVDPEQFRPLPGVERKPEQIITTASADVPMKGLRYLLEAVAKLRTERDVRLIVIGKPREGGTSAEAIASLGLSQVVEFISGVPDERIVELYATSSVAVVPSLYEGFSLPAIEAMCSGTPLVATTGGALPEVAGPDGQTCVSVPPGDSEALAAAISRVLDDPAMAARIGEAGRERVISRWSWRHTAKQTVEHYRALLDEWRPNR
- a CDS encoding pyridoxamine 5'-phosphate oxidase family protein, translating into MAHDPRNLTDEMNGFLQDRHLASLTVLRPDGTPHVTPVGFTWDPETATARIITWAGAKKVRLLEAAGGGGAALCQVDGGRWVTLEGHATVTADPEQCADAVARYGQRYSPAKDRGADRRAIIIEVDSVLGRA
- the dtd gene encoding D-aminoacyl-tRNA deacylase, coding for MRALVQRATEARVRVDGEVIGEIGPGLCCLVGVTHDDDAETVKKMAGKLWNLRIFTDENGHMNLSVADTSGELLVVSQFTLYGDISRGRRPSFLGAAAPDQAAALIDGLVAELRTLGATVATGSFGAMMAVELTNDGPVTLMVEV
- the hemG gene encoding protoporphyrinogen oxidase, with amino-acid sequence MKVAVVGAGITGLAAGYEATKAGAEVVVYEAAERAGGRLLTTKLAGQPVDEGADAFLARVPWATELCQELGLGAELVSPAQRAAFVYSRGALRALPLPNVLGVPLDFDALAASGIVSDDGVDRARQEPDLAGSPLVGDESVGGLVRRRLGDEVADRLVDPLIGGINASSIDDLSVRAAVPQLAEAASRGPSLVQELRRLAASSTVDPAAPVFYTLPDGLGRLTGALTERLGDRLRLSSPVSDLGEIDADQVIVTLPADIARELVAPVSARTAELMGTIDYASVVLVSLAYEAMDVNHPMAGSGYLVPAVEGLTITACSWASSKWAHVGSPDTVVLRVSAGRYGDDRVLALGDDALLEAVGADLAETMGLDAQPHTVRISRWERSLAQFRPGHLELVADIEQSLAHDAPWLRVTGAWARGLGVPACIHQGRQAAMASVAHGAVAR
- a CDS encoding DUF433 domain-containing protein: MAGSSLSVPCAGSYLGRGIYDVAEVARLIRCTRRRVEGWTRAGADKVPLLSGELDGLFSFWDLLSLRVIGELVEREVPRSEIARGAEYLAAELGTHRPFAHEGLATAGRGFFADIGSWIDVGMGGQQAFQVVVEPLLVPITFNDSGMATIWRPHTSVWVNPEVQAGAPCVEGTRIPTGTLADLQRAGLSIEDLSDDYQLSAEQVQAAIAYETSLAA
- the hemE gene encoding uroporphyrinogen decarboxylase, giving the protein MAAGSDLTNSAFLRACRGLPVDRVPVWFMRQAGRSLPEYRAFRGEGSMLEAIARPDVATEITLQPVRRYGVDAAILYSDIVVPTHAIGFGVDIVPGVGPVVEQPFCEARDLDRLRPLDPETDTPYVLETVRNLVAELDVPLIAFAGAPFTMASYLVEGGPSRTHALTKRLMHSEPGLWAALLDRLADLAIASIGSQLDAGASAFQLFDSWAGALAPDEYRRFVLPASQRIFAELRSRGDGAPGIHFGVGTGELLELLAKAGANVVGVDWRVHIDDARERLGPSVAVQGNLDPAAVLAPWSVVAERVVDVLDRNAGQPGHVFNLGHGVLPETDPETLERVVALVHGYRATP
- a CDS encoding AAA family ATPase — protein: MSLKGMVEVGAGGTHQARYEREIIWDSISTRLSALDIGNSSLVFGRLDWSDDQGGDQGGDQLYVGRVAVWDDDQEPVTIDWRAPAAEAFYRATGSESMGLSRRRHFVTRGQELLGVEDEHFGETNGRGRMPLVGEATLRAGLEAGRTGRLADAAATIQIEQDAIIRSPLSGLLVVQGGPGTGKTVAALHRAAYLLYTHRFPLEGQGMLVLGPNRLFLAYIEQVLPSLGEAGVEVSMLADLLPGTRVKGLDDPSVSRIKGDLRMITVLRRARRDRQRPLRSDVTVGFGLRRLRLTVDQSAEIVRQARKRFRTHNRARRYVEEQVYQHLADSGARTDSSAPDVEAVREQLHGSIELREALEWMWPVLTPSHLLHDLFGSPALLRSATASVLTSTEANLLYRPRQPHASEVMWTADDAPLLDEALALLGTRPGHKQADSIRTYGHIVVDEAQDLSPMQLRMISRRSLNGSMTVVGDIAQATSAWGHDTWDSVIEHLPSHREPRFSELTIGYRLPEPIMDVAAKVLDAAMPGLVPPQSIRTEGRPPRFVPVFGHQSPASGNGQGNGQGRESSHVSHAGHANESIPTSLTAAVVGEVKAELSALANGNLAVICHNDLADAISEALTAAEVDHGLVYERGLESRVTITPVELVKGLEVDTAIVVEPADICEKLPKGMQALYVAMTRATQRLVVLHARPLPEPLLTKEA